CGACCTGGACGAGCTGGTGGAGCCGTCGGGGGCGCTGGCCGCCGAGCTGGCCGCCGCCGCCCTGGCCGTGCTGGGCGGGCCGGTGGAGAGCTACGGCAAGGCCGCCCTGGTCGGCCTGGACGGCGAGCAGGAGCACGCCAACGCCTGTATCACCGGGGTGTTCGGGGACGCCCTGCGGCAGGCGGTCGGCGGCGGCAAGGCGTGGCTGCCGTCGGTGACCAAGCGCGTCCCGGCCGGAGCGGCGGTGGACATCCCGGTCTGCTACCGGGACGCCATCTGGGTGCGCTCCCACTACGACGCCGTGACCGTGGCCGTGCCGGACGGGCCCCTGGCGGGTGAGCTGGTGGTCGGCCTCGCCTTCACCAACCGGGGCCGGCTCAACGCCCGCCTGGGCGGCCTGGCCAAGGAGGAGGTCGTCGGCCAGGACGGCCTGCGGTGACCTGGGACGGCACCTTCGACCCGGGCGCCTTCGGGCCGTCCGGCGGCTCGCTGGAGCTGCGCAACCTGCGCGGGGTGGTGACCGGCCGGCTCGGGGAGGCGCCGGTGGCGGCCGCGACGCTGCGGGCCGAGGCTGGCCGGGTGGTGTCGGTCGGGGCCGACCCGGCCGAGGCCGACGTGGTCGTCGACGCCGCCGGGGCGGTGGCCGCCCCCGGCCTGGTCGACACCCACTGCCACGTCGTGTTCGGCGACTACACCCCGCGCCAGCACGCCGTCGGGTTCCTGGAGAGCTACCTGCACGGCGGGGTCACCCAGGTGATGTCGGCCTCCGAGGTCCACCTGCCCGGCCGGCCCCGCGACCGGGCCGGGGTCAAGGCCCTGGCCGTGGCCGCCCAGCGGTCCTGGAGCGGGTTCCGGCCCGGCGGGGTCAAGGTCCGGGGCGGGTCGCTGATCTGCGAGCCGGTGCTGCGCGAGCCCGACTTCGCCGAGCTCGCCGCCGAGGGCGTGCGCTACATGAAGGTCGGCTTCGGGGCCTTCGGCGACCCGTTCGAGGCCGTGCCGCTGGTCGGCTGGGCCCGGGCGGCCGGGTTCGTGGTCATGTCCCACTCCGGGGGCGCCTCCATCCCCGGGTCGAGCCCGATCACCGTCGACCACCTGCTGGCCATGGACCCGACCATCG
The nucleotide sequence above comes from Actinomycetota bacterium. Encoded proteins:
- a CDS encoding amidohydrolase family protein, whose product is MTWDGTFDPGAFGPSGGSLELRNLRGVVTGRLGEAPVAAATLRAEAGRVVSVGADPAEADVVVDAAGAVAAPGLVDTHCHVVFGDYTPRQHAVGFLESYLHGGVTQVMSASEVHLPGRPRDRAGVKALAVAAQRSWSGFRPGGVKVRGGSLICEPVLREPDFAELAAEGVRYMKVGFGAFGDPFEAVPLVGWARAAGFVVMSHSGGASIPGSSPITVDHLLAMDPTIAGHANGGTTSLPDADLERLVDGSGMALQVVQAGNLRSGLLLLGLARDRGRLDRVILGTDTPSGTGVMPLGLLKSVAELASLGGLDPADALALATGNAGRVLGVSEGVLEPGRPADLVLLQEPLGGTRADPLAALAVGDLPGIAGVVVDGAVRVLRSRNTPAPAREATVTGRSAPRWPR
- a CDS encoding amino acid synthesis family protein, translating into DLDELVEPSGALAAELAAAALAVLGGPVESYGKAALVGLDGEQEHANACITGVFGDALRQAVGGGKAWLPSVTKRVPAGAAVDIPVCYRDAIWVRSHYDAVTVAVPDGPLAGELVVGLAFTNRGRLNARLGGLAKEEVVGQDGLR